GAGCTGCTCTCCAGCCCCTGCTTCTGAACCTATGGATTCTCCATCTAGCGTTTCTTCCTACtctctttattcctctttttccaCCTCCCCAGTGAACAGTGACTCTGGCTTCCCCTCCGATAGTGAGAGGGAGGACAAGTGGGCCCATGGCCCCAGGCCAGACACTGTTGGTCAGAGGGGAGGTTCTCGGCCCAGCCCTGGTCCTATCCGCTGCAGGCAACGACCCAAGGTTTCCAGTAAGCAACCTACAGCATCTCACTCGGAACAGCGGGGCTTGGCTTCTTCTATGTCAGGATCTGGGGTCAAAAGATCAAGAGGTGGTGAATTGGAGACCGGTCCAAACATCCAGGGTTGTACCACAGAAGGAGACCTGCTGTTTGCTCAGAAGGTAAGAGAAAGCTGGGTAAAGGAGATACGACCAAGTGGCTTAGCACCCAGTTGGTTGGTAAGGACCCCATGAGGATAGTATTGGCTCTCAGATTGGGAGATGGAAGAATAAGTACTGGTGTGGGCAGTTCTTGGTCTTCTCATACCCTTTGTCCTGTTTTTCTACAGTGTAAAGAGCTCCGAGGATTCATACCCCCTCTCACAGACCTACTGAATGGACTGAAGATGGGTCGATTTGAGAGAGGTAGTTATCTGATTACTTGTATTCATTTGAGCTACattcatctctctgtctctcaaaaTATGTTTTGAATGTGTATTTCTCTTAAGTCTTTGTTTGGGGCCTGGATGATTCCCTTTTTCTCCTGTGACAATTTCTTTAGGTGAATCCATTTTAAGCCCTTCTGTCTTTCCTTTACCTGATTAAATTCTTGAATCTCAATCCttgatctctctttctctttcctgaccCCAGGATTGAGCAGTTTCCAGCAGAGCGTGGCAATGGACAGGATCCAGCGCATAGTAGGTGTTTTGCAGAAGCCACAGATGGGGTAATTGATTCTTGATTCTTGATTCTTTCCTCAGTACTTCATAAAAAAGGAGTTATCTCCAATCCTGTCCTGTTGCTTTTTTCACAcctaatggcttttttttttccccccacagagAGCGTTATCTAGGAACCCTGCTACAGGTAGAAGGAATGTTAAAGACTTGGTTTCCTCATATAGCTGCCCAGAAGTCATCATTGCGTAGTCAGCTGACCAAGGTGAGAACTTATAAACCTGAGGAAAAGGTGGGGAAATAACCAAAGAAATGAAGTGTACACGCAGAAATGGGctccctcttccattttcttttggatcttttcatcttttcaacAAGTTTTCTTTTCAGGGAAGGGAATGCCTAAACTTCCTTCATTGTCTTGATTTCTAGATGTTTTGGGGTTCTATTTTGTTTGGATCATTTCAAGGAACTCCATGGAATTTAGCCCTGTTCCTCATGTTGTCGCTTATCTGCTTTCTGCATAGATACAGAATGCTTTTTACCTGGCCAAATGAATCATGCAGGAAGATTCCTCAGCTTCTTTCTGCAAATCTTTTCTCTTCTGCTGCCCCTAaaccccttttcctctccctctttttactCCTTCCCAAGTACCCTTGTATCCCTCTGGAAGCATGGGTTTTGAGGACTGGTCACAAGAAGTACATCACTGGGAGGGGTGAAGGCACCCATGGGGCACCCATAAGGAGAGTGTTGcaaagattcttttttatttatttttggctgcgttgggtcttcgttgctgcgcgcgggctttccctagttgcggcgagcggatgCCAGTCTTCgatgtggtgcgcgggcttctcactgcggtggcttctcttgttgtggagcacgggctctaggcgcacaggcttcagttgttgtggtatgcggactcagtagttgtggtgcacgggcttagttgttccgctgcatgtgggatcttcctggacccatgtcccctgccttggaagacggattcttaaccactgcaccaccagggaagtccctgaaaagaTTCTTAGATCTAGTGTGGAATGACCTATTTTCTGTGCCTTCAAATAATAGAGTATGTAGGGGGCACTCAaatgagagggagaggaaagtcTCCTGTAGCTAATGGACAGTCCTTGTTTTCAACTGCTGTGGgaataattgatttaaaaataagcaggaggggacttccctggtggcacagtggttaagaatctgcctgctaacgcaggggacacggtttcaagccgaggtctgggaagatcccacatgccacagagcaactaagcccgtgcgccacaactactgagcctgcgctctagagcccgtgagccacaactactgagcccacgtgccacaactactgaagcctgcgtgcctggagcctgtgctcctcaacaagagaaaccactgcaatgagaaacccgtgcaccgcaacgaagagtagcccccgctcgccgcaactagagaaagcccacgcagcaacgaagacccaacgcagccaaaaataaacaaataaataaatttttttaaaaaagcaggagggggacttccctggtggtgcagtggttaagaatctgcctgccaatgcagggggcacgggttcgagcgctggtccgggaagatcccacatgccacagagccactaagcccgtgtaccacaactactgagtctgcgctctagagcccgtgaaccacaactacttaCTGAGCctaagtgccacaactactgaagcccgcgcgcctaaagcccatgctccacaacaagagaagccaccgcaatgagaagcccgtgcaccacaacaaagagtagcccccgctcgccgcaactagagaaagaccgcgcgcagcaacgaagacccaaggcagccaaaaaaatgaatgaaataaatttattttaaaaattaaaaaataaatacataaacataagCAGGAGGATCTTGCCTGCATATTAATCTACACTTCTTAAGGAACTCAACATAGGAAATTAGAACTTAAAATACAGAAATTGGGAAATGATGATTCCAgttaaaaatagactttttagaaagaagttctaaaataaattagtttatgAATAGTGAGAATCTATGGgactgtttgttttattttgtatacgTGTGAATAGCCAGTGCCTATGTAGTGTGTGGTACAagaatttgttaaataaatgaaagtacaGTTTGGTTACTAAAACTTTTACTTAATCATGGCCTGACAGGAAATTATGTATTGTATAAAACAAGATATGTTAGCATTACAGAGTTCCCAAGGAAAGCAAATGTTTAAGCAACCAGGTGGAGTTAATCTGAAAGCTTTCTcacataattttttctcttttctccccctccctaGCATTCTCCAGGCCACCACAGTTATCCAGCTGCTTCCTCTCCTGAACTTTCTGTGGAAAAGATGGACCAGACACAGCTAGGACAGCTAATATTGAAACCAAAGCAGCCTTGGCACCTCACTGAATGGCCAGCTATGAACCTCACTTGGATCCACACTACTCCAATTTGCAATCCCCCTCTCAGTTCCCCAGGTACCATCTCCTTTAGCCATGGTCCTTTAGGCACTGGAACCAGCATTGGTGTCATCCTTTTCCTCCAGCATGGAGTACGGCCCTTCACCCACTCAGCCCCAACCACTCCAGTTCCATCTACTACTACAGCATCTCCTGTCATCCCTGGTGATCCTAAGATACTCTCTGGAGAGGGGCCTTGTTGCCACAATTGGCCAGTAACTCTGCCATCAGACTGGAGCTGTACCCCATCCCCTCCTGGTGTACCCACCATGACCAGAGAGATGACCGTGGGAGACCTAGAACAGATGAGAAGCCACCCTTCTGTTGCTCCTGATGTCCCTCCTCTCAATCCCTAATGCAGGACTTGAGACTGTAGTTTCTAATTTGTGTAAATATATGTCtctctatatacttttttaacTGTTAATGTGTGAATTTGTGTTGAGGGAAGAGAAATCCTTtctcattaaataaattttatacctAAACAGTTTGCTGACTGGGGGAAATTGAAACCTTCTGCCTCGAATTCCAATATTTATCCTCTGAGCTGCAGGAAAGGGGATGGGAATGTTTGTGAACCCGAGCTCCACCAAATTAGAAGTCTGGATGGGACAATATACGTCCTGCGGGAAAGGAAAAGGGATTCTCTGCTGCTATCTTCCTAGGGAACACCCTTGGGACAGTTACAGGGTTCAGagttgggttgttttttcattcagGCTCAGAGACTAGTACCTTTCTGTTTGTGTCTCTCACTCTTGTAACCTTCCAGCTGGCCCAGACTAGCAGGTTCTACTGCTCTGGGGTAGCTCTTTGCTTTGTTGGGAGCTGTTGATGCTTGTGGCTAAATGCATATGTAATCTACTGCTGCCAGAGGAGGGACACAAAAGCCCGAACAGCCACTGTGGTTGCCAGTTTTGAAGAGGAAGCAGTGCCCCAGAACTGTCAGAATGGGAAGTCCCCTCAGATGCTGGGCCTCCTTATTCAAAAAATTGCAGCCGCTAAATGTATGCTACCCAGTGTCATCAAAGGGCAAAACTGAAGTCTGTGAATTTACCTACATCTACCCTTCTCCATGCATTACTCTTTCTGATTTGTCACAGTTTCCATCAAAACCATGTCCTCTCCCAGCCTTGGCAGTGTTTCAGACTACTTAGTCATTTTAGTTATTGCATATTGGCTACTTAGCATATTCCTCATAGCTGGTTATACATCTTTCACCTGTTTCTCAAGTCCTCTGTTCTCAGTGAATTATTGTCTCATTTTATTTCAGACAACATGCCCTCCCCCTAAGGCAAACTTCTCCAGTTGTGCTTTTGATTACCTTGCACCTCTGGAACTTTTGCTGAGTCACTTATGCCCTCTTTACCTTGTAACTTCCATTTGTTACTGAATTATTTATTCTTTCGTTCTCCTACAAGTAATAATTATTCCTCCCACAAGTATGATCAGGTACCCCCTTCTTGAAAATATCtctcgagggacttccctggtggcacagtggttaagaatccgcctgccaatacaggggacatgggttcgatccctggtccaggaagatcccatttgccatggagcaactaagcccatgcgccacaactactgagcctgcgctctagagtctgtgagccacaactactgaagcccacactcctagagcccgtgctctgcaataagaaaagccaccgcaatgagaagcctgcacaccaaaacgaagagtagcccccactcgccgcaactagagaaagcccgcgtgcagcaatgaagacccaacgtagccaaaaataaataaataaataaatttaaaaataattttaaaaaaaagaaaatatctcttGAGCCCAATTGCcctctttctcatcttttctctATAATTCTTGACAGAgtagtctagggacttccctggcagtccagtggttaagactctgtgcttccactgtagtgggcatgggtttgatccctggtcggggaactaagatcccccatgccgtgcagtgcagccaaaaaattaaaaaacaaaaacaaacaacccccccacaaaaaaagagTAGTCTAATCATACTCTTTCTGACTCCTTTCCACCACTCAGTCCTTAAATTCTTGCAGCCTAGCGTCCACTGCTATCACTCTACTGCACCTTCTTAAGTCACTAAGAAGATCTTACAGAATTAAAGTATTATAATGTAGCTTCCATCCAGTCAATAGCTAGATCCAGGGGCTTTTACAAAGCCTAGGTACTCCATGCTCTCGGTATCATTTGACACTCTTGGTAATGCCTACTGAAACTCTCCTCCCTTGGATCCCATGTCAGCACGCTATCCTAATTCTCCTCTTACCTATCTGGCAACAACTTCTATATCTCTTAATAG
Above is a window of Balaenoptera acutorostrata chromosome 1, mBalAcu1.1, whole genome shotgun sequence DNA encoding:
- the LOC103001469 gene encoding circadian-associated transcriptional repressor isoform X1; translation: MDVLFVAILAVPLILGQEYEDEEGLEEDDYYQVVYYYTVTPNYDDFGANFTVDYSMFESENRLNKLDKEVMEAVETTISRETDPADHQKPVTEKPVTMEPLQVPMFGHSGSCSPAPASEPMDSPSSVSSYSLYSSFSTSPVNSDSGFPSDSEREDKWAHGPRPDTVGQRGGSRPSPGPIRCRQRPKVSSKQPTASHSEQRGLASSMSGSGVKRSRGGELETGPNIQGCTTEGDLLFAQKCKELRGFIPPLTDLLNGLKMGRFERGLSSFQQSVAMDRIQRIVGVLQKPQMGERYLGTLLQVEGMLKTWFPHIAAQKSSLRSQLTKHSPGHHSYPAASSPELSVEKMDQTQLGQLILKPKQPWHLTEWPAMNLTWIHTTPICNPPLSSPGTISFSHGPLGTGTSIGVILFLQHGVRPFTHSAPTTPVPSTTTASPVIPGDPKILSGEGPCCHNWPVTLPSDWSCTPSPPGVPTMTREMTVGDLEQMRSHPSVAPDVPPLNP
- the LOC103001469 gene encoding circadian-associated transcriptional repressor isoform X2; translated protein: MFGHSGSCSPAPASEPMDSPSSVSSYSLYSSFSTSPVNSDSGFPSDSEREDKWAHGPRPDTVGQRGGSRPSPGPIRCRQRPKVSSKQPTASHSEQRGLASSMSGSGVKRSRGGELETGPNIQGCTTEGDLLFAQKCKELRGFIPPLTDLLNGLKMGRFERGLSSFQQSVAMDRIQRIVGVLQKPQMGERYLGTLLQVEGMLKTWFPHIAAQKSSLRSQLTKHSPGHHSYPAASSPELSVEKMDQTQLGQLILKPKQPWHLTEWPAMNLTWIHTTPICNPPLSSPGTISFSHGPLGTGTSIGVILFLQHGVRPFTHSAPTTPVPSTTTASPVIPGDPKILSGEGPCCHNWPVTLPSDWSCTPSPPGVPTMTREMTVGDLEQMRSHPSVAPDVPPLNP
- the LOC103001469 gene encoding circadian-associated transcriptional repressor isoform X3, which codes for MSGSGVKRSRGGELETGPNIQGCTTEGDLLFAQKCKELRGFIPPLTDLLNGLKMGRFERGLSSFQQSVAMDRIQRIVGVLQKPQMGERYLGTLLQVEGMLKTWFPHIAAQKSSLRSQLTKHSPGHHSYPAASSPELSVEKMDQTQLGQLILKPKQPWHLTEWPAMNLTWIHTTPICNPPLSSPGTISFSHGPLGTGTSIGVILFLQHGVRPFTHSAPTTPVPSTTTASPVIPGDPKILSGEGPCCHNWPVTLPSDWSCTPSPPGVPTMTREMTVGDLEQMRSHPSVAPDVPPLNP